A DNA window from Mucilaginibacter xinganensis contains the following coding sequences:
- the amaB gene encoding L-piperidine-6-carboxylate dehydrogenase: MSLNISDILNRLHINDTNDAFSTGSNWLSNADAAVKDIISPTDGKKIAAVKFAAADNYNQAVEQAQKAFINWRTLPAPKRGEIVREIGNALRDKKEALGALVSYEMGKSLQEGYGEVQEMIDIADFAVGLSRQLYGLTMHSERPQHRMYEQYHPLGIVGIISAFNFPVAVWSWNAMLAWVCGDVCIWKPSEKTPLTAIACQHIAQEVFKKHHIDEGVSCLLIGDREIGELMANDPRVPLVSATGSTRMGKSIGAAVGARLGRSLLELGGNNAIIITENADLDMSLIGAVFGAVGTAGQRCTSTRRLIIHESVYDAFKQKLVNAYKQIRIGDPLDENNHMGPLIDQDAVALYLDSIEKCKAEGGNFVVEGGKLEGDKYASGCYVKPCIAEVENHYKIVQHETFAPILYLIKYKTLEEAIALQNGVPQGLSSAIMTGNLREAEQFLAYAGSDCGIANVNIGTSGAEIGGAFGGEKETGGGRESGSDAWKVYMRRQTNTINYSKTLPLAQGIKFDL, encoded by the coding sequence ATGAGCCTCAATATTTCAGATATTCTTAATCGTTTACATATAAACGACACAAACGACGCCTTTAGTACAGGCAGCAATTGGCTAAGCAATGCTGATGCCGCGGTAAAAGATATTATATCGCCAACTGACGGAAAAAAAATTGCAGCAGTAAAATTTGCTGCTGCCGATAACTATAACCAGGCGGTTGAACAGGCACAAAAAGCTTTCATTAACTGGCGCACCCTACCCGCACCCAAACGCGGTGAAATTGTGCGCGAGATAGGCAATGCACTGCGCGACAAGAAAGAAGCGCTGGGTGCGCTCGTATCATACGAGATGGGTAAAAGCCTGCAGGAAGGCTATGGCGAAGTACAGGAAATGATTGACATTGCCGACTTTGCCGTGGGGCTTAGCCGCCAGTTGTATGGCCTTACCATGCACAGCGAGCGCCCGCAGCACCGGATGTACGAGCAATATCACCCGCTGGGCATTGTAGGTATCATCTCTGCGTTTAACTTTCCTGTTGCGGTATGGAGCTGGAACGCCATGCTGGCCTGGGTTTGCGGCGACGTATGCATCTGGAAGCCATCAGAAAAAACGCCATTAACAGCTATTGCCTGCCAGCACATTGCGCAGGAGGTGTTTAAAAAACACCATATTGACGAAGGTGTGTCCTGCCTGCTAATTGGCGACCGCGAAATTGGCGAGCTGATGGCCAATGACCCAAGGGTGCCTTTGGTTTCGGCTACCGGTTCAACTCGCATGGGTAAATCTATCGGCGCAGCAGTGGGTGCGCGTTTGGGGCGGAGCCTGCTTGAACTTGGAGGTAACAATGCGATAATTATTACCGAAAATGCCGACCTGGATATGTCATTAATAGGAGCTGTATTTGGAGCAGTAGGTACAGCGGGGCAGCGCTGCACCAGCACCCGCAGGCTTATTATTCATGAAAGTGTGTACGATGCTTTTAAACAAAAGCTGGTAAATGCCTACAAACAGATCCGCATTGGCGATCCGCTGGATGAAAACAACCATATGGGCCCCCTGATTGACCAGGATGCGGTAGCCCTATATTTGGATTCGATTGAAAAATGTAAAGCCGAGGGGGGTAATTTTGTGGTTGAAGGCGGCAAGCTTGAAGGGGACAAATATGCTTCGGGCTGCTATGTGAAACCGTGTATTGCCGAGGTGGAGAACCATTACAAAATTGTACAGCACGAAACTTTTGCGCCAATACTTTACCTCATTAAATATAAAACACTGGAAGAAGCTATTGCCTTGCAAAACGGAGTGCCGCAAGGGCTATCATCCGCTATTATGACTGGTAATTTGCGGGAGGCAGAACAATTTCTAGCATATGCTGGTTCTGATTGCGGAATTGCCAATGTTAACATAGGTACATCAGGGGCAGAAATTGGCGGCGCATTTGGCGGTGAAAAAGAAACCGGTGGTGGCCGCGAGTCGGGCTCTGATGCGTGGAAGGTTTATATGAGGCGGCAAACCAATACTATAAATTATTCAAAAACGTTACCTCTGGCACAAGGAATTAAATTTGATCTCTAA
- a CDS encoding tetratricopeptide repeat protein, protein MEEEFEFGFTEDPKFSVERYEEMIRNHDQYFFDAQAFENIIDYYIEKNDPPKALQVAEYARNQHPFAAVFLIKQAQLLVITNKINDAFDALEKAAMLEASDPDIYLIRGNMYESMERYGEALENYEKALELAEETDEVLLHIAYVYQNMGDYETSITYLKLCLKQNMENQDALYELAFCYDVLDNQQESVTFYQQYIDNEPYSYAAWYNLGNAFTKLSLFEKAIDAYDYAILIKDSFASAYFNKGNALVNLEKYAEAIEVYRQTFEYEQPNADTYCAIGECYEKLEQMDDARAFYKKSVKMDPKLADAWFGIGVTLDFEERYFEALHFYKKALDLDIANADYWFAIADAEYKLGHMPEAEHAYEKVVELNPIDVDAWLDYSSILYEQHRLVDAIEVISQAIKNNPDAAELYYRMVAYLFAKGEYNEALSHLEMALSADPEKHYILFDYLPQLQENKVIVDIINRYTK, encoded by the coding sequence ATGGAAGAAGAATTTGAATTTGGTTTTACCGAAGACCCAAAGTTTTCAGTAGAGCGGTACGAAGAAATGATCCGTAATCATGATCAGTACTTTTTTGATGCTCAGGCGTTTGAGAACATTATCGACTACTATATCGAAAAGAACGATCCGCCGAAAGCTTTACAGGTTGCAGAATATGCCCGCAACCAACACCCGTTTGCAGCAGTTTTCCTGATAAAACAGGCGCAGCTTTTAGTGATTACCAACAAGATTAACGATGCTTTCGACGCACTTGAAAAAGCTGCAATGCTCGAAGCATCAGACCCTGATATTTACCTTATTCGCGGTAACATGTACGAAAGCATGGAACGTTATGGCGAGGCGCTTGAAAATTATGAAAAAGCGCTGGAGCTTGCCGAAGAGACCGACGAGGTGCTACTGCATATTGCCTACGTATATCAAAACATGGGCGACTATGAAACATCCATAACCTATCTGAAGCTTTGCCTGAAGCAAAACATGGAGAACCAGGATGCTTTATACGAGCTTGCTTTTTGTTATGATGTTTTGGATAATCAGCAGGAAAGCGTTACGTTTTACCAGCAGTATATTGATAACGAGCCTTACAGTTATGCAGCATGGTATAACCTGGGCAACGCGTTTACCAAGCTGAGCTTATTTGAGAAAGCAATTGATGCGTATGATTACGCCATATTGATAAAGGATAGTTTTGCATCGGCTTATTTTAATAAGGGTAATGCATTGGTTAACCTGGAGAAATATGCCGAGGCTATTGAGGTTTACCGCCAAACTTTTGAGTACGAACAACCTAATGCTGATACCTATTGCGCTATAGGCGAATGTTACGAAAAGCTGGAGCAGATGGATGACGCCCGCGCGTTCTATAAAAAATCAGTAAAGATGGATCCTAAACTGGCCGATGCCTGGTTTGGGATAGGTGTTACGCTTGATTTTGAAGAACGTTATTTTGAGGCCCTTCATTTCTATAAAAAAGCGCTTGATCTGGATATTGCCAACGCCGACTACTGGTTCGCTATTGCTGACGCGGAGTATAAGCTGGGGCACATGCCTGAAGCTGAACATGCGTACGAAAAGGTGGTGGAGCTGAACCCCATTGATGTGGACGCCTGGCTGGATTACTCATCTATATTATATGAGCAGCACCGCCTGGTTGACGCCATTGAAGTAATATCGCAGGCCATAAAAAACAACCCGGATGCCGCAGAGCTGTATTACCGAATGGTAGCCTACCTGTTTGCAAAAGGCGAATACAACGAGGCGTTGAGCCATTTGGAAATGGCGCTGTCCGCTGATCCGGAGAAACATTACATCCTGTTTGACTACCTGCCACAGTTGCAGGAGAATAAGGTGATTGTTGACATTATTAATCGATATACGAAATAG
- a CDS encoding phosphosulfolactate synthase translates to MNYQINNLPERVAKPRNSGITMVMDKGLSLRQVEDFIEVAGTYTDMVKLGWATSYVTPNLTEKLKIYRDAGIPVYFGGTLFEAMIVRNQFDDYCRLLDKFKMDYAEVSDGSITLEHDIKCDYIQKLSKITTVISEVGSKDVQKIFAPYKWINLMRAEIEAGSWKVIAEARESGNVGIYRDSGEVRQGLVDEILTQIPEETIIWEAPQKAQQVWFIKLIGANVSLGNIAPADVIPLETLRLGIRSDTFDHFL, encoded by the coding sequence ATGAATTACCAAATTAATAATCTTCCGGAACGAGTAGCAAAGCCACGTAACAGCGGCATTACCATGGTGATGGACAAAGGGCTAAGCTTGCGCCAGGTTGAAGATTTTATCGAAGTTGCAGGTACTTATACTGACATGGTTAAGCTGGGCTGGGCCACTTCATACGTTACGCCTAACCTTACCGAAAAATTAAAGATCTATCGCGATGCCGGCATCCCGGTATATTTCGGGGGAACGTTATTTGAGGCCATGATCGTTAGAAATCAGTTTGATGACTATTGCCGCCTGCTGGATAAATTCAAAATGGACTATGCCGAGGTATCTGATGGCTCCATTACCCTGGAGCACGATATCAAATGCGATTACATTCAAAAGCTTTCTAAAATCACCACGGTGATCTCTGAAGTAGGTTCAAAGGATGTTCAGAAGATCTTTGCCCCCTATAAATGGATCAACCTGATGCGTGCTGAAATTGAAGCCGGTTCATGGAAGGTAATTGCCGAAGCGCGCGAAAGTGGCAATGTTGGCATCTACCGCGATTCGGGAGAAGTAAGGCAGGGTTTGGTTGATGAGATCCTGACCCAGATCCCCGAGGAAACCATTATTTGGGAAGCGCCTCAAAAAGCGCAGCAGGTTTGGTTCATTAAGCTGATTGGTGCCAATGTAAGCCTGGGCAATATCGCCCCCGCTGATGTAATCCCGCTCGAAACACTCCGCCTCGGTATCAGGAGTGATACTTTTGATCATTTTTTGTAA
- a CDS encoding BamA/TamA family outer membrane protein produces the protein MQDIINSFFKRKSYNDTTGSHSNLSLLPSVGYNPSYGLEFGIIVSGGKNYGDPANTTFSVFNTNVFVSTNGLASAEFKHNTFSNHNIWNLQGGYQVGRTVALDYGVGTGHAHQSDDNFVFNGLPVDNNPGVLPIKFTYLKLYEKVYRKLFDNFYAGMGIIVDGYQNIDKPKKGAVRRHSHNTWYSTENKYPSIGYWANGVLFNFQYNSRDYLNRPYKGIYADVVLRLNAEGLGSEHSATQLKTEFRKYWSLSSANPEHVLAFWLWGNYLLKGSIPYLELPGTGTDAEERSGRPYTIGRFKGTSFYFNELEYRYPITGNKLLSGVAFVNIQTGSNQQKIHLFERWNSGEGVGLRLLFNKYTRSNICMDYGAGNYGARGLFIGLNEVF, from the coding sequence ATGCAAGATATTATCAATTCATTTTTTAAGCGTAAAAGCTATAATGACACAACCGGATCACATTCAAACTTATCACTTTTACCTTCTGTTGGCTACAACCCCAGTTATGGGTTAGAGTTTGGAATTATAGTCTCCGGGGGAAAAAATTATGGCGATCCTGCCAATACAACTTTTTCTGTTTTCAATACCAATGTTTTCGTTTCAACAAACGGGCTTGCTTCAGCTGAGTTTAAACACAATACTTTTAGCAATCATAATATATGGAATTTACAGGGAGGCTACCAGGTTGGAAGAACAGTTGCTTTAGATTACGGGGTGGGGACAGGCCATGCACACCAAAGTGATGACAATTTTGTATTTAATGGATTGCCCGTGGATAATAATCCTGGTGTGCTGCCCATTAAGTTTACCTATTTGAAATTGTATGAAAAGGTTTATCGCAAGCTGTTTGATAATTTTTATGCCGGCATGGGGATCATTGTTGATGGGTATCAAAATATTGATAAACCAAAAAAGGGGGCTGTAAGAAGACACAGCCATAATACCTGGTATAGCACAGAAAACAAATATCCTTCAATCGGATATTGGGCAAATGGGGTATTGTTTAACTTCCAGTATAATTCACGTGATTATCTAAACAGGCCATATAAGGGTATTTACGCTGATGTTGTCCTTCGCCTAAATGCAGAGGGGCTTGGGAGTGAACACAGTGCCACTCAATTGAAAACAGAATTTAGAAAATACTGGTCGCTATCAAGTGCTAATCCTGAACATGTTTTAGCTTTTTGGTTATGGGGAAATTACCTGTTAAAAGGCTCTATTCCATATCTGGAATTACCAGGTACAGGTACTGATGCGGAAGAAAGAAGCGGTCGCCCTTATACCATAGGGAGATTTAAAGGAACCTCTTTCTATTTTAATGAATTGGAGTACCGATACCCGATTACCGGAAATAAGCTATTGAGCGGGGTGGCGTTTGTAAATATCCAAACCGGCAGCAACCAGCAAAAAATACATTTATTTGAACGGTGGAACTCAGGAGAAGGGGTAGGCCTTCGCCTGTTATTTAACAAATACACACGCTCAAATATTTGTATGGATTATGGAGCAGGTAATTACGGCGCAAGAGGCTTGTTTATAGGGCTAAATGAAGTCTTTTGA
- a CDS encoding AcvB/VirJ family lysyl-phosphatidylglycerol hydrolase yields the protein MASKIIVLLSGDGGWLGFNDTLAVQFAKRGYLVLGFNCRTYFWHQKTPDQTANDFIKLIRKYNEELKPKRIVLSGYSFGADIVPFIYNRLPEDLKAKVNKLQLLSPYLSSDFKVRLADLISTGDDDRPYKVKDEVEKVNIPVYCFYGQAENPKPLADIIMKNFFVKLLPGDHHYLNGYTQIVSSTRRNRNIKYLSR from the coding sequence ATGGCTTCAAAAATAATCGTGCTGCTTTCAGGCGATGGTGGCTGGCTTGGTTTTAACGACACACTTGCTGTTCAGTTCGCGAAAAGGGGCTATCTGGTTTTAGGCTTTAACTGCAGGACATATTTCTGGCACCAAAAAACTCCGGATCAAACTGCAAATGACTTTATTAAGTTAATTAGAAAATACAACGAGGAGTTAAAGCCTAAAAGAATTGTTCTGAGCGGTTATTCTTTTGGTGCTGATATCGTTCCATTTATATACAACCGGTTGCCTGAAGATTTAAAAGCCAAAGTTAATAAGCTTCAGTTACTTTCTCCATATTTGTCTTCTGATTTTAAAGTCCGTTTAGCAGATTTAATTAGTACCGGTGATGACGACAGGCCCTATAAAGTAAAGGACGAAGTGGAAAAGGTAAATATTCCTGTGTACTGTTTTTATGGACAGGCAGAAAACCCAAAACCGCTGGCTGATATTATCATGAAAAATTTTTTTGTTAAACTGCTTCCCGGAGACCATCACTATCTGAATGGATACACGCAAATTGTGTCGTCAACGCGAAGAAACAGGAACATAAAATACTTAAGCCGTTAA
- a CDS encoding AcvB/VirJ family lysyl-phosphatidylglycerol hydrolase, which yields MKRFKFIILLLLAGTLCTGNVNATIPEYFGSTLITDLPIIITKAKTDKEDKLVLFISGDGGWNKFSQKLADSYALNGFPVIGLNSFKYFWKKKTPQETANDIAELLNKYANEWHKKKIIICGFSFGADVAPFIYQRLPDNLKNKTVLVQLISPSSFTDFEIHVMDLLSSNNSVRSMNIASEIKLMDLPVVCYYGDLEKDKPLGDLKKANLKVVILKGDHHYEKSYPEIAKINLLL from the coding sequence ATGAAACGCTTTAAATTCATCATACTGTTATTGTTAGCCGGAACATTGTGTACCGGTAATGTTAATGCAACCATTCCGGAATATTTTGGCTCAACGCTCATTACGGATCTGCCAATAATTATTACTAAGGCTAAAACTGATAAGGAAGATAAACTTGTTCTTTTTATTTCAGGAGATGGCGGATGGAACAAGTTTAGCCAAAAACTTGCTGATAGTTACGCCCTAAATGGATTCCCGGTGATAGGATTAAACAGTTTTAAATATTTCTGGAAAAAGAAAACTCCTCAAGAAACTGCCAATGACATTGCGGAACTATTGAATAAGTATGCCAATGAATGGCACAAAAAGAAGATCATAATATGTGGATTTTCATTTGGTGCAGATGTTGCGCCTTTTATTTACCAGCGGCTGCCGGATAACTTAAAAAATAAAACAGTTTTAGTTCAGCTAATTTCGCCTTCTTCATTTACTGATTTTGAGATTCACGTTATGGACTTATTGAGCTCAAATAATTCTGTACGATCAATGAATATTGCTTCGGAAATTAAATTAATGGATTTACCAGTGGTTTGCTATTATGGCGATTTGGAGAAAGACAAGCCCCTAGGCGACCTTAAAAAAGCTAATTTAAAAGTTGTAATTTTAAAAGGAGACCATCATTATGAAAAAAGTTATCCCGAAATAGCAAAAATAAACCTATTATTATAG
- a CDS encoding phosphatidylglycerol lysyltransferase domain-containing protein codes for MFKKLLIKPRLYLSEITGVLLLILAIYFIRSQGEELRNVGTYIRSGNPLWIIIGFMLTALYICLQALMYQASFRSLQLKLSLWKSTILFLKRNLISIFLPGGSITSLAFFTKDIQKETSEENRVRIHFASTIYGFTGIVSIIIISIPVLTYLTLSGDSWKNANQAVAIIIFFLILILYVLTSFFRKGWVYRLLNRYIPQINTAFKNHPDFKLWLSLVNIYAILIDLAGVAHLYIAMLVMGADASWKIALIGYVIATLILVISPFLRGLGAIEFSLTVILKHYGYSTSEALAITLIYRLFEFWLPAVAGIVSFILRKGNMVLRVIPALLLLGLGLINIISVLTPSLGYRVKLLKTFLPAETISVSNYLVFITGLLLIITSTFLFKGLKNAWRFSILLCALSLIGNITKAIDYEEGILALIVLLALWFTKKQYYIKHNIRLQTIGIESAILICGGILIYGVTGFYFLDKRHFGIDFHFIDSIKQTLYNFVLLDVKDLVPQTKFASVFLNTIRISGALSIGLIFFTLLKPYFISIKHDDEDFIKAEELIKKLGSSPVDYFKTYEDKLLYFGRRREGLISYRMAGSFAVVLEQPVCANRQDEMALLEEFEEFCIESGLRSAYYRVEEESLPLFHSLGKKSLIIGQEAIIDLEKFTLEGKNKKSMRNGLNSLQKNGFKTNIYHAPIKDGLLQKLEYVSNDWLKCTNREEIVFTQGMFDWGKLKNQTIITVENEDEQVFGFLNIIPDFSPNEATYDLIRKSSEAPGGVNDALIIALINYCKLKNYKYLNLGLAPLSGIDQAKDLPEKTLKFAYEKLQQFRHYRGLRDFKEKFSPAWQNKYLIYENHYDLISLPNVLNKVMKP; via the coding sequence ATGTTTAAAAAGCTACTTATAAAGCCCAGGTTATACCTGAGTGAGATTACTGGTGTACTATTATTAATTCTTGCTATTTATTTTATCAGAAGCCAGGGTGAGGAGCTTAGAAATGTAGGTACTTATATCCGTTCAGGTAACCCTTTGTGGATTATCATAGGATTTATGTTAACGGCTTTGTATATCTGTTTACAAGCGCTTATGTACCAGGCTAGCTTTCGGTCTCTTCAACTTAAGTTAAGTTTGTGGAAATCAACTATTCTGTTCTTAAAAAGAAATCTTATCAGTATCTTCTTGCCCGGGGGCAGCATAACTTCATTAGCCTTCTTTACAAAAGACATTCAAAAAGAAACCAGTGAAGAAAACAGGGTCCGGATCCATTTTGCAAGTACCATATACGGTTTTACAGGTATTGTTTCCATAATTATTATCTCCATTCCGGTTTTAACGTATTTAACGCTAAGCGGCGATAGCTGGAAAAATGCTAATCAGGCAGTTGCTATTATAATTTTCTTCCTGATATTAATACTTTATGTTCTAACTTCTTTTTTTAGAAAAGGATGGGTTTATCGTTTGCTAAACAGGTATATACCCCAGATAAATACAGCATTTAAAAATCATCCGGATTTCAAGTTATGGTTATCCCTGGTAAATATTTACGCCATTTTAATTGATCTTGCCGGTGTGGCGCACCTTTATATTGCCATGCTGGTAATGGGTGCCGATGCAAGCTGGAAAATAGCCCTCATTGGTTATGTTATAGCAACGTTGATACTTGTTATTTCGCCATTTTTACGAGGACTTGGTGCTATTGAGTTTTCACTTACCGTAATATTAAAACATTATGGATATTCTACCTCCGAGGCATTGGCAATAACCCTCATTTATCGCTTATTTGAGTTTTGGCTACCGGCGGTTGCGGGAATTGTTAGCTTTATTCTCAGAAAAGGAAACATGGTACTTCGGGTAATCCCCGCTCTTTTGCTCTTGGGATTAGGCCTGATCAATATTATTTCAGTACTAACCCCATCATTGGGGTATCGTGTAAAACTATTAAAAACATTTTTGCCTGCCGAGACTATTTCCGTATCTAATTACCTGGTATTTATAACTGGCTTACTTCTCATTATAACGTCTACATTTCTTTTTAAAGGGTTAAAGAACGCCTGGCGGTTTTCCATTTTACTGTGTGCTTTGTCCTTAATCGGAAATATTACTAAAGCAATTGATTACGAAGAGGGAATATTGGCGCTTATCGTGTTGCTGGCGCTGTGGTTTACCAAAAAGCAATATTATATAAAACATAATATCCGCCTGCAAACAATTGGAATAGAGTCAGCTATATTGATATGCGGCGGAATTCTTATTTATGGCGTTACGGGGTTTTATTTTTTGGATAAACGACATTTTGGCATCGATTTTCATTTTATAGATTCAATTAAGCAAACCTTGTATAACTTTGTTTTGCTGGATGTTAAAGATCTGGTTCCCCAAACAAAATTTGCGTCTGTTTTCTTAAATACCATCCGCATTAGCGGGGCTTTATCAATTGGTCTTATTTTTTTTACGCTGCTAAAACCTTACTTTATTAGTATTAAGCATGATGATGAAGACTTTATTAAAGCCGAAGAGCTTATCAAAAAGCTGGGGTCATCGCCTGTGGATTATTTCAAAACATATGAAGATAAGCTGCTGTATTTTGGTAGACGGCGCGAAGGCCTGATCTCTTACCGCATGGCAGGTAGTTTTGCCGTAGTACTGGAACAGCCGGTGTGTGCCAACAGGCAGGACGAGATGGCGCTGCTGGAAGAGTTTGAAGAGTTTTGCATTGAATCGGGTTTACGATCAGCCTACTACCGCGTTGAAGAAGAAAGCTTGCCTCTTTTTCATTCCCTGGGGAAAAAATCGCTTATCATTGGCCAGGAAGCCATAATCGATCTTGAAAAATTCACTTTAGAAGGAAAAAATAAAAAATCTATGCGAAATGGGTTAAACAGTCTTCAAAAGAATGGGTTTAAAACCAATATTTATCATGCTCCTATTAAAGATGGCCTGCTCCAAAAACTGGAATACGTTTCGAACGATTGGCTTAAATGTACTAATAGGGAAGAAATTGTATTTACACAAGGAATGTTTGACTGGGGAAAGCTAAAAAACCAAACCATTATTACAGTAGAGAATGAGGATGAACAAGTTTTCGGCTTTTTAAATATTATCCCTGATTTTTCCCCGAATGAGGCAACTTACGACCTGATTAGAAAAAGTAGCGAAGCCCCGGGCGGCGTAAACGATGCGCTTATTATAGCATTAATAAACTACTGTAAGCTTAAAAATTATAAATACCTTAACCTGGGTTTGGCGCCTTTATCCGGAATTGACCAGGCAAAAGACCTGCCTGAAAAAACATTGAAATTTGCTTATGAAAAGCTTCAACAATTCAGGCACTACAGGGGGCTTAGGGATTTTAAAGAAAAATTTTCGCCTGCATGGCAAAATAAGTATTTGATCTATGAAAATCATTATGACCTCATCAGCCTGCCAAATGTGCTCAATAAAGTAATGAAACCCTGA
- a CDS encoding shikimate dehydrogenase family protein, translating into MKHYGLIGYPLSHSFSKKYFTEKFEKEHITDAVYELYPLEHIKDLQDLLDLYPELCGLNVTVPHKVNILKYLDWIEHDAKNAGAVNCIRIMAESPVLAAFSGEVGVKGHDFRLEGFNTDIYGFEMSLTPLLKDHHDEALVLGDGGAARAVKCVLDNLGINYKVVTRTAIGDNLLFKDLKPHDIAKHKLIINTTPLGTAPKVDECPPIPYDAITEDHLLYDLVYNPEKTLFLTKGEEQGATIKNGYEMLVLQAEKSWEIWTAKELHP; encoded by the coding sequence ATGAAACATTACGGGCTTATCGGCTATCCGCTTTCTCATTCTTTTTCAAAGAAATATTTTACCGAAAAATTCGAAAAAGAGCACATCACCGATGCCGTTTACGAGCTTTATCCGCTGGAGCATATAAAAGACCTGCAGGACCTGTTAGACTTATATCCTGAACTGTGCGGGCTGAATGTGACCGTGCCGCATAAAGTAAATATCCTTAAATACCTCGACTGGATAGAACACGATGCCAAAAACGCCGGTGCGGTAAACTGTATCCGGATAATGGCCGAAAGCCCGGTTTTGGCTGCCTTTTCGGGGGAAGTTGGCGTAAAGGGGCATGATTTCAGGCTGGAGGGATTTAACACGGACATTTATGGTTTTGAAATGTCGCTAACCCCCTTGCTGAAAGACCATCATGACGAAGCACTTGTTTTAGGGGACGGAGGCGCTGCAAGAGCCGTTAAGTGCGTGCTGGATAACCTGGGTATTAATTATAAAGTGGTAACCAGGACTGCGATTGGCGATAACCTTTTGTTTAAAGATCTTAAACCGCACGACATTGCCAAACATAAGCTCATTATTAATACCACCCCACTTGGTACAGCGCCGAAAGTTGATGAATGCCCCCCTATTCCTTATGATGCTATAACCGAAGATCATTTACTGTACGATTTGGTATATAATCCTGAAAAAACTTTATTTTTAACAAAAGGAGAAGAACAGGGTGCAACAATTAAAAACGGGTATGAAATGTTAGTGTTACAGGCTGAAAAAAGTTGGGAAATATGGACCGCAAAAGAACTGCATCCATGA
- the gldD gene encoding gliding motility lipoprotein GldD: MKKLALIIFSVMLLAACGGNHDYSPKPRGYYRIIFPEKSYQPYVSNCPFTFQYPKYAVMEPDKNPDAKPCWLNMQFPQFNGTLHLSYEPIRSKKEFNELVEDAHKLSFKHTVKATGIDEGIINYPEQKVYGIYYSIDGNAASSIQFYLTDSTKNYIRGALYFNSEPRLDSIQPVLTFVKKDVDLMIKSFRWK, from the coding sequence ATGAAAAAACTCGCACTCATCATTTTTTCTGTAATGCTTTTGGCCGCGTGTGGCGGCAACCATGATTACTCGCCAAAGCCAAGGGGGTATTATCGTATTATTTTCCCGGAAAAATCATACCAGCCATACGTATCAAATTGCCCGTTCACTTTTCAATACCCCAAATATGCGGTGATGGAGCCCGATAAAAATCCCGATGCTAAGCCTTGCTGGCTAAACATGCAGTTCCCTCAATTTAACGGAACGTTGCACCTTAGCTATGAGCCCATACGTTCGAAAAAGGAATTTAATGAACTTGTAGAAGATGCACATAAACTAAGCTTTAAACACACGGTTAAAGCAACCGGCATTGACGAAGGTATTATAAATTATCCGGAGCAAAAAGTGTATGGAATTTATTACTCCATTGACGGCAATGCGGCATCGTCCATCCAGTTTTACCTTACCGACAGCACCAAAAACTATATTCGAGGAGCACTTTACTTCAATTCTGAACCCAGGCTGGATTCTATACAACCTGTACTCACTTTTGTAAAAAAAGATGTGGACCTGATGATAAAAAGTTTCAGGTGGAAGTAA